A stretch of the Cydia amplana chromosome 6, ilCydAmpl1.1, whole genome shotgun sequence genome encodes the following:
- the LOC134649265 gene encoding uncharacterized protein LOC134649265 — MADPKAILFLAETKVYSSEDSDSGSWSDVCSLKAEGDSSEYESQGEEEDTLFFPLMQYLIRLRRRRVDDYLHIVDSWTDGEFKNRMRLSRKTAYRLIDDLEKSGFIASHKFGLKPLEPKLCFYIFLSFIANTEPLTPIATKFDISISSTFRVIRRVVAWMLTKLNDAIKWPQNYIEFRTICDAFQLKTGISNTIGVIDCTNIKIEKPKNARDYCNPKGYYSIILQATVDSHMRFTNIFCGEPGSSNCARVLRKSPLYNTAMSSRDSLFPHDTFLVGHSGYPALPWLVPPFRENKRLTTQQREYNTIHASTRKISDKAFNLLKGRFRRIKHFTVYRNIAFITDTIVAACILHNYCINENDHLEENE, encoded by the exons ATGGCTGACCCTAAAGCTATTCTCTTCTTAGCAGAGACCAAAGTTTATAGCAGCGAGGACAGTGATTCAGGCAGCTGGAGTGATGTGTGTAGCCTTAAAGCTGAAGGTGATTCGTCTGAATACGAGAGTCAGGGCGAAGAAGAAGATACGCTATTTTTTCCATTAATGCAATATTTGATAAGACTGAGACGTCGAAGAGTCGATGATTATCTTCATATTGTGGATTCGTGGACGGATGGTGAATTCAAGAATCGCATGCGACTTTCTCGAAAGACAGCTTACCGGCTTATTG ATGACTTAGAAAAATCAGGATTTATTGCATcacacaaatttggactgaagCCGTTGGAACCTAAGTTATGCTTCTACATTTTCTTATCATTTATTGCAAATACTGAGCCACTAACACCTATAGCTACTAAATTTGATATCTCCATATCATCAACTTTCAGAGTTATAAGAAGAGTTGTAGCTTGGATgttaacaaaattaaatgatGCCATCAAGTGGCCACAAAACTATATTGAATTTAGAACAATTTGCGATGCTTTTCAGTTGAAGACTGGGATTTCTAACACAATAGGAGTTATTGACTGcactaatattaaaatagaaaaacctAAAAATGCAAGAGACTACTGCAACCCTAAAGGATATTATTCAATAATTTTGCAAGCAACTGTGGATTCCCATATGagatttacaaatattttttgtggTGAGCCAGGATCATCAAATTGTGCTCGGGTTTTGAGGAAGTCACCTTTATATAATACAGCAATGTCTAGCAGAGATTCATTGTTTCCACATGACACTTTTCTTGTTGGACATTCGGGTTATCCAGCTCTGCCATGGCTAGTGCCGCCTTTTCGAGAGAACAAGCGTTTAACAACccaacaaagagaatataatacaatacatgCATCTACTAGGAAGATAAGTGATAAAGCTTTTAATCTGCTCAAAGGTAGATTTCGCAGGATAAAACATTTTACTGTATATAGAAATATAGCTTTTATCACAGACACCATTGTTGCTGCTTGCATTCTACATAACTACTGTATAAATGAAAATGATCATCTTGAAGAAAATGAATAA
- the LOC134648983 gene encoding transcription factor E2F4-like, protein MTDLIYKRYEKSLGLLTTRFVSLLQKAKDGVLDLKIATDLLAVRQKRRIYDITNVLEGIGLIEKRSKNSIQWKGAGPDGNASDIGEKVMQLRRQIGRLEEHEELLDKQIHWIEQSIKNVLEDIDNEPLVYVRKNDIEQCYEESQVLVLEAPIGASLAVQNLFFEFQGREQQFILHVKSDDPVGVILLCDSDKEKEIEDVAMQDSEVQDITDNFVHSIDSDDYLLRLSPPVTKQDFSFSLRDSEGLCDLFDIPC, encoded by the exons ATGACCGACTTAATATACAAACGTTATGAAAAATCTTTAGGTCTTCTTACGACACGattcgtttcattattacaaaaaGCCAAGGATGGGGTTTTGGACTTGAAAATC GCTACCGATTTATTGGCTGTAAGACAAAAGCGACGGATATATGATATAACGAACGTATTAGAAGGTATTGGATTGATagaaaaacgaagtaaaaacAGCATACAATGGAA GGGAGCAGGTCCAGATGGAAATGCTTCGGACATTGGAGAGAAAGTTATGCAGCTGCGGAGACAGATTGGACGGCTAGAGGAACATGAAGAATTGCTTGACAA ACAAATCCATTGGATAGAGCAGagtattaaaaatgtattagaAGATATTGATAATGAGCCCCTTGTTTACGTGAGAAAGAATGACATCGAGCAGTGCTATGAAGAGAGCCAGGTGCTCGTTTTGGAGGCCCCCATAGGGGCCAGCTTGGCTGTG CAAAATTTATTTTTCGAATTTCAGGGCAGAGAACAGCAATTCATTCTACACGTCAAATCTGATGATCCAGTTGGCGTAATCTTGTTATGTGACTCGGATAAAgaaaag gAAATTGAAGACGTAGCCATGCAGGACAGTGAGGTTCAAGACATTACAGACAACTTTGTTCATTCCATTGATAGTGATG ATTATTTACTGCGATTGAGTCCTCCGGTGACCAAGCAAGACTTTTCGTTCTCCTTGCGGGATTCCGAAGGTTTATGTGATCTCTTTGATATTCCTTGTTAA
- the LOC134649266 gene encoding uncharacterized protein LOC134649266 — MDENNVAVLAILDNQCTTSVSPYKQNMGIPTYNQAHTMTNLPPHPQEEPDPSEANKQNVIWTKNATLMLLSLYETKMHCMDNPKKKTKMWKSIAEELRSLNVEVTPDQVRWKINALTKKYKDCIENGQQMSFKYFNEMHQILGRFSDDSVTYRLASGVMQNQEDMDRDPSLFKKRKAGTQFRNLRMEQRAKIQLDKQWVEYLRRQEEQKLIRDERYERSLKLKEEELQLRRKELEMKQTLALKRLQLKERKQEEMLRIEREKCDLLRKLLGD, encoded by the exons ATGGATGAGAATAATGTTGCCGTTTTGGCTATTTTAGATAATCAGT GTACCACATCagtatctccatacaaacagaACATGGGCATTCCTACCTACAATCAAGCACATACGATGACCAATTTGCCTCCTCATCCTCAAGAGGAACCAGATCCTAGTGAAGCTAATAAACAAA ATGTAATTTGGACTAAGAATGCCACATTGATGCttttaagtttatatgaaaccaAAATGCATTGTATGGACAATCcaaaaaagaaaactaaaatgTGGAAATCTATAGCTGAAGAGTTGAGATCGCTGAATGTTGAG GTCACCCCAGATCAAGTAAGATggaaaataaatgcccttacaaaaaaatacaaagattgCATAGAGAATGGTCAACAAATgtcttttaaatatttcaatgaAATGCATCAAATTCTCGGGCGCTTCAGTGATGACAGTGTTACATATAGGTTAGCATCAGGAGTGATGCAGAATCAAGAAGACATGGACAGAGATCCATCATTATTCAAAAAAAGAAAAGCAGGTACACAATTTAGAAATTTACGGATGGAACAAAGAGCCAAAATACAATTAGATAAACAGTGGGTTGAGTATTTAAGAAGGCAAGAAGAACAGAAATTAATCAGGGATGAGAGGTATGAAAGAAGTTTAAAATTGAAAGAAGAAGAACTACAACTGAGGCGAAAAGAATTAGAAATGAAGCAAACATTAGCCTTAAAGCGGCTACAACTAAAAGAAAGAAAACAAGAGGAAATGTTAAGGATAGAGAGGGAAAAGTGTGATTTACTGAGAAAATTATTAGGTGATTAG
- the LOC134649264 gene encoding nuclease SbcCD subunit C-like, translating to MDGNNEDFVEEILQENQNTDSEAADISNLQHISKLTNNISQEIEKDCSGESSDKHSAAAVWTTSATLTLLKLYEANIEMVETPKKKTRLWVAISDNLKSYNIEMTPDQVRWKINALTKKYKQAVDSGQKRFKYFKEMNNIFGQCEDEEDSINSEHVQRKKHFRKNHLNMSLSEPSHMRGSYESKATIELRKLRLANRIEADRSQSKINLERQWLEYLNRQEEQRQWRDEMFERSLRLRERELELRRKELEMKEVFELKKLQLKEKEQEELLKIERDKCNILSRMVDKQRLQNVQQ from the exons ATGGACGGAAATAACGAGGACTTTGTTGAGGAAATACTACAGGAAA ATCAAAACACGGATTCAGAAGCAGCAGATATATCTAATTTACAACATATATCTAAGTTAACCAATAATATAAGTCAGGAAATAGAAAAGGATTGCTCAGGCGAAAGTTCGGATAAACATA GCGCAGCAGCAGTTTGGACTACCAGTGCCACATTGACACTATTGAAACTATATGAAGCGAATATAGAAATGGTTGAAACACCTAAAAAGAAAACTAGATTATGGGTTGCTATATCTGATAACTTAAAAAGTTACAACATAGAG ATGACTCCAGATCAGGTTCGGTGGAAAATAAATgcacttacaaaaaaatataaacaggCAGTAGATAGTGGGCAAAAAAGGTTTAAGTATTTCAAagaaatgaataatattttcGGCCAATGTGAAGATGAAGAAGATTCCATAAATTCGGAACATGTCCAGCGTAAAAAGCATTTCCGGAAAAATCATCTCAATATGTCCCTGAGTGAACCAAGTCATATGAGGGGTAGTTATGAAAGTAAAGCTACAATTGAACTTCGGAAGTTAAGATTGGCTAATCGTATTGAAGCTGACAGATCCCAAAGCAAAATAAATTTGGAAAGACAATGGTTAGAATACCTCAACAGACAAGAAGAACAAAGACAATGGAGGGACGAAATGTTTGAAAGGAGTTTAAGATTGAGAGAAAGAGAGTTAGAGTTAAGAAGAAAAGAATTGGAAATGAAAGAAGTCTTTGAATTGAAAAAACTGCAACTAAAAGAAAAGGAGCAAGAGGAACTGCTGAAAATTGAAAGGGATAAATGCAACATATTAAGTAGAATGGTGGATAAACAAAGGttgcaaaatgtacaacagtAA
- the LOC134648939 gene encoding WD repeat-containing protein 46 has protein sequence MKPKAMKPDSMKPKHKENSMIQKPKEKKKRYFEIDANVNNANDASEKTGSQKEEVYNVKFNKRLMFQLKHRQKKQEEYDNAQRNKPIPNKPVKNTKRKYPGKAPVKPHKLEQHSRGEGVGKGVRHPLYALKLKKKEKIYNYAQEQAARAEILLTEEQGYVEVEDDGKTTEITQDLIRGSVDITAATKIFDINMDFGPYRMKYTRNGRHLLVGGKKGHLAAFDWVTKKLHCEINVMESIHDVSWLHVETMMAVAQKEWLYIYDNNGIEIHCVKRMDKIMRMEFLPYHFLLAGVNEFGFMSWLDVSIGEIVGHYNNHLGRTSVMTQNPYNGTLCIGNSQGVVSLWSPTVKDPLAKILCHKSPLTAIAVDNRGMYMATSGVDRSLKIYDIRNLDGPVQHYKLRCAPVDLTFSQKDMLAVGLDDVVEVYNNCCTQTTVKPYMRHRMGKNICNFKFCPYEDVLGIGTTKGFTSIIIPGSGEPNFDALESNPFQTKKQRKEAEVKALLEKIPPELITLNPFEVAEVDVPTMTEQMEAKKTLLYVRPKKVDLTPRRKNKGKTNIARKKIIKETSRKKYIEETIEAQKALETPVQPTKSKISYGVLDRFVSNPKNKK, from the exons ATGAAGCCCAAGGCTATGAAGCCTGATTCTATGAAACCAAAACACAAGGAAAACTCAATGATACAGAAACCAAAAGAAAAGAAG AAAAGATATTTTGAAATAGATGCAAATGTCAACAACGCAAATGATGCTAGTGAAAAGACTGGAAGTCAAAAGGAAGAAGTGTATAATGTTAAATTCAACAAGCGGTTGATGTTCCAACTAAAGCATAGACAG AAAAAACAAGAAGAATATGATAATGCACAGCGCAACAAGCCAATTCCAAATAAGCctgttaaaaatacaaaaaggaaaTATCCTGGTAAAGCTCCGGTGAAACCCCACAAGTTAGAGCAGCATTCCCGCGGCGAGGGGGTGGGGAAGGGGGTACGGCATCCGCTGTATGCGCTCAAACTGAAGAAGAAGGAGAAGATATACAATTACGCTCAAGAGCAGGCGGCCAGGGCGGAAATATTGTTGACTGAAGAGCAAGG TTATGTTGAAGTTGAGGATGATGGCAAAACTACAGAAATAACACAAGACCTGATCAGAGGCAGTGTGGACATCACAGCAGCAACCAAGATATTCGACATAAATATGGACTTTGGTCCGTACAGAATGAAATACACCCGTAACGGGAGACATCTGCTGGTGGGTGGCAAGAAGGGACATTTGGCAGCTTTTGATTGGGTCACCAAGAAATTGCATTGTGAGATCAATGTTATGGAATCCATACATGATGTGAG TTGGTTGCACGTAGAAACAATGATGGCTGTAGCCCAGAAGGAGTGGTTATATATTTATGATAACAACGGCATAGAAATTCACTGTGTTAAAAGAATGGACAAGATAATGAGGATGGAGTTTCTGCCATACCACTTCCTCTTGGCTGGtgtt AATGAATTTGGCTTCATGTCGTGGCTGGACGTTTCCATAGGCGAGATCGTAGGCCACTACAACAACCACCTGGGTCGAACCTCGGTCATGACACAGAACCCTTATAACGGCACTCTGTGTATAGGCAACTCGCAGGGAGTCGTGTCGCTTTGGTCGCCGACAGTGAAGGATCCTTTGGCGAAGATACTGTGCCATAAGTCTCCATTGACGGCTATAGCTGTGGATAACAGAGGAAT GTACATGGCCACATCAGGCGTAGACCGTAGCCTGAAGATATACGACATCCGAAACTTGGACGGGCCCGTGCAACACTACAAGCTCAGATGCGCGCCCGTAGATCTGACGTTCTCACAGAAAGACATGCTGGCGGTGGGGTTGGATGACGTCGTTGAAGTATACAA CAATTGCTGCACACAAACGACAGTAAAACCGTACATGAGACACAGGATGGGGAAGAACATTTGCAATTTCAAGTTCTGCCCGTATGAGGACGTGCTGGGGATCGGCACGACCAAAGGGTTCACAAGCATCATTATACCTG GCAGCGGTGAGCCGAACTTCGACGCCCTAGAGAGCAATCCGTTCCAGACCAAGAAACAGCGCAAGGAGGCCGAGGTGAAGGCGCTCCTCGAGAAGATACCGCCCGAGCTCATCACGCTCAACCCCTTCGAGGTGGCCGAGGTCGACGTGCCCACCATGACGGAGCAGATGGAGGCTAAAAAGACACTACTG TATGTAAGACCTAAAAAGGTAGACTTGACTCCTCGACGCAAGAACAAAGGCAAAACGAATATTGCAAGAAAGAAGATCATCAAAGAAACGTCAAGAAAG AAATATATTGAGGAAACAATAGAAGCGCAAAAAGCCTTGGAAACACCAGTGCAGCCAACCAAATCGAAAATATCTTATGGTGTTCTGGATAGATTTGTATCTAACCCtaagaataagaaataa